The genomic DNA GACGTCATGACGCGAATCATCGCGATTCACGGAGTGCTCCCGCCGCACCGGTACGAGCAGTCCGGGATCACCGACGCCTTCGCCGACATGTGCCTGCCTCCGGGCGCGGACCGTGGTGTGCTGGAACGCCTGCACCGGTCCGCCGGCGTACGCGGCCGCCATCTGGCGCTGCCCCTGGAACGGTACGCCGCGCTGAGCGGTTTCGGCGAGGCCAACGACGCGTTCATCGAAGTCGCCCTGGAGCTCGGGGAACAGGCCGTACGCGGTGCCCTGGACCGGTCTGGCCTGGACCCGCGCGACATCGACCTGGTCATCTCCACCTCCGTCACCGGCATCGCCGCCCCGTCCCTGGAGGCGCGGCTCGCCGGACGGATCGGGTTGCGGCCCGACGTGAAACGCGTACCGATCTTCGGGCTCGGCTGCGTGGCCGGGGCCGCAGGTCTCGCCCGGCTCCACGACTACCTCGAGGGGCACCCCGGCCAGGTCGCACTGCTGCTCTCCGTCGAACTCTGTTCGCTGACCCTGCAACGTACCGACACATCCGTGCCGAACCTGGTGGCTGGCGCACTGTTCGGTGACGGCGCCGGCGCCGTCCTCGCGGTCGGCCGGGACCACCCGCACCACCGGGAACAGTCAGGGCCCGTGGTGGTCGCGACCCGCAGCAGCCTCTACCCCGGCACCGAACGCACACTGGGCTGGGACATCGGTGACCAGGGCTTCCGGATCGTACTCGGCGCCGACCTCCCGAACCTGGTACGCGAGACCCTGGGCGAAGAGGTGCACTCCTTCCTCTCCGACCACGACCTCAAGACGCAGGACGTGACGGCCTGGGTCTGCCACCCGGGCGGCCCCCAGGTACTCGAAGCCGTACGCGAGACGCTGGATCTGCCCGC from Streptomyces sp. NBC_01707 includes the following:
- a CDS encoding type III polyketide synthase; translation: MTRIIAIHGVLPPHRYEQSGITDAFADMCLPPGADRGVLERLHRSAGVRGRHLALPLERYAALSGFGEANDAFIEVALELGEQAVRGALDRSGLDPRDIDLVISTSVTGIAAPSLEARLAGRIGLRPDVKRVPIFGLGCVAGAAGLARLHDYLEGHPGQVALLLSVELCSLTLQRTDTSVPNLVAGALFGDGAGAVLAVGRDHPHHREQSGPVVVATRSSLYPGTERTLGWDIGDQGFRIVLGADLPNLVRETLGEEVHSFLSDHDLKTQDVTAWVCHPGGPQVLEAVRETLDLPARALELAWRSLAEVGNLSSASVLHVLRDTLALRSPPPGTPGLLLAMGPGFCTELVLLRW